The Rhinoderma darwinii isolate aRhiDar2 chromosome 8, aRhiDar2.hap1, whole genome shotgun sequence genome has a window encoding:
- the AGTR2 gene encoding type-2 angiotensin II receptor, producing MVPNVRRSNSHPQKRMLYQNYSVLNVMSEKLKDMSINLTSNQSLTLSCANNTIPDYQLDLLPAFYSFIFFFGFIGNSLVISVLCLQGDMKTVASIYILNLAVADLLFLVTLPFWATYYAFGLNWMFGAVMCKMSSSLLTLNIFASIFFISCMSVDRYLAIVYPLRSQRRTPTQAIFVSFIIWALAIMSTLPTFYFRNTYYIKSLGVHACIMDFPMEEYSSWCVAMALLKITVGFCFPITVILTCYSMIGLHLKKTKGSILNKKTRDHVLKIVTAIVVCFLICWLPFHVLTFLDVLTRMKIINDCRTETFVEAAMPLSICLGFSNSCINPLLYCFVGNQFRENFRHLFSSIRLLQSTISHQNSSKGGSNSKVLEPNGTFENPIV from the coding sequence ATGGTGCCAAATGTGAGACGTTCGAATTCTCATCCACAAAAGAGGATGTTATACCAAAACTATTCTGTGCTCAATGTCATGAGTGAGAAACTAAAGGATATGTCTATAAATCTAACAAGTAACCAATCTCTGACTTTGTCCTGCGCTAATAACACTATTCCGGATTATCAGCTTGATCTGCTCCCGGCATTCTACTCCTTTATATTTTTCTTCGGCTTCATTGGGAACAGTTTGGTCATTTCAGTCCTTTGTCTCCAAGGAGACATGAAAACTGTGGCGAGCATTTACATCTTGAACTTGGCTGTAGCCGACCTATTATTTTTGGTGACCCTACCTTTTTGGGCCACGTATTACGCCTTTGGTTTAAATTGGATGTTTGGGGCAGTAATGTGCAAAATGTCAAGCTCCCTTTTAACCTTGAATATATTTGCAAGCATCTTCTTCATCAGTTGTATGAGCGTTGACCGGTATTTGGCCATCGTCTATCCTCTCCGATCACAAAGGAGGACTCCAACTCAAGCAATTTTTGTGTCTTTCATTATTTGGGCTTTAGCCATCATGTCAACACTTCCTACGTTCTACTTCCGGAACACTTACTACATTAAAAGCCTTGGTGTCCATGCCTGTATAATGGACTTTCCCATGGAGGAGTATTCGAGCTGGTGCGTGGCAATGGCCCTACTGAAGATCACTGTAGGCTTCTGTTTCCCAATAACAGTTATCCTTACCTGCTACTCCATGATCGGATTACATCTAAAAAAGACAAAAGGATCCATACTGAACAAGAAGACCAGAGATCATGTCCTGAAAATAGTTACGGCCATCGTTGTGTGCTTTTTAATTTGTTGGCTGCCGTTCCATGTTCTGACCTTTTTGGATGTTCTAACAAGAATGAAAATTATTAATGACTGTAGAACTGAAACATTTGTTGAAGCCGCTATGCCTTTGAGTATTTGCCTGGGATTTTCCAACAGTTGCATTAACCCGTTATTGTATTGTTTTGTCGGGAATCAATTTAGAGAGAATTTCAGGCATCTGTTTAGTAGTATAAGACTATTACAGAGCACAATCAGCCATCAGAACTCCTCCAAAGGAGGTAGTAATTCTAAAGTACTGGAGCCGAATGGAACTTTTGAGAACCCGATAGTTTGA